A window of Fodinibius salinus contains these coding sequences:
- a CDS encoding type IV pilus modification PilV family protein: protein MIVGYSEVLQVMAAMVLFSLILITSNKMILLNSKKGVETESEQKAITLAQNLINEARLLPFDANTTGGPLQSSEIPDGFSATGPGSGETTRADFNDFDDYHTFTNTFDWQLRPQGHPDFGESVFTLSIKVLYVQSPDFKMSGGSETNYTEFKKMVVTVTSDYLTDNNGDPIKIEMPYLRRYYKRAS from the coding sequence ATGATTGTAGGATATAGTGAAGTTTTACAAGTGATGGCCGCAATGGTCTTGTTTTCGTTGATTTTAATAACGTCAAACAAGATGATATTGCTTAACAGCAAAAAGGGAGTTGAAACAGAGTCTGAGCAAAAAGCAATTACACTTGCACAGAACCTCATTAATGAAGCACGGCTGTTACCCTTTGATGCAAATACAACCGGTGGCCCACTGCAATCATCAGAGATACCTGACGGCTTTTCCGCTACCGGACCGGGCTCAGGTGAAACAACCAGAGCTGATTTTAACGATTTTGATGACTATCACACCTTTACCAATACGTTTGACTGGCAACTTCGTCCCCAGGGGCATCCCGATTTCGGTGAAAGCGTTTTTACGCTAAGCATTAAGGTATTATATGTGCAAAGTCCCGATTTTAAGATGAGCGGGGGATCTGAAACGAACTACACCGAGTTTAAAAAGATGGTTGTAACAGTTACCAGTGATTATTTGACAGACAACAACGGAGATCCTATCAAAATTGAAATGCCTTACCTGCGCAGGTACTATAAAAGAGCATCTTAA
- a CDS encoding DUF4900 domain-containing protein, which translates to MGRGLLILVSGMIVIVGIIQNSIDNRMQFLPEQTADYHQEMDAKNIANSLTNYGVNEMKKNSDWNSGFSSSDFMGAEVSLEVFDYSDYASNNPDIPDDHNIKDWDQYKALLVSKVKTNRTEAVTEVAVTRPSFSRYSYFTDTEASNIYFYDGDVLNGPVHTNGTFNIAGSPEFNGPVSSPNDWEGHPSYKNDPQFNDDTNFNSGERPMPDSDDLDKLRSNAQNDGLKFNEDIYANFKKNGTVEIWKKDYSGNWTSPTSYDLNNFNGVISSSKKIHTKGTIKGQATLHSEEQVEIMGDLKYAHEPKKNPNSSDVLGIVSEGDVQVDYNAHKDSGSKDVEINATIMALGESFEVEHHQYGNNRGTIELYGGIQQKKRGPVGTFGGGKIQSGYSKDYSYDSRMQNMHPPSYPRERTFARLYWKEKPVKFLNKEDH; encoded by the coding sequence ATGGGACGAGGACTTCTAATACTTGTATCAGGAATGATCGTTATTGTTGGCATTATTCAGAATTCCATCGATAACCGTATGCAATTTTTGCCCGAGCAAACGGCGGATTATCATCAAGAGATGGATGCCAAAAATATTGCCAACAGCTTGACGAACTATGGCGTTAACGAAATGAAAAAGAATTCCGACTGGAATAGTGGATTTTCATCCAGCGATTTTATGGGTGCTGAAGTTTCGCTAGAGGTTTTCGATTATAGTGATTACGCCTCCAACAATCCTGATATTCCTGATGACCATAACATCAAAGACTGGGATCAATACAAGGCACTGCTCGTAAGCAAAGTAAAGACCAACCGCACCGAGGCCGTAACTGAAGTAGCTGTAACAAGACCCTCATTTTCTAGATACTCTTACTTTACAGATACGGAAGCGAGTAATATTTATTTTTATGACGGTGACGTCCTTAATGGCCCCGTACATACCAATGGGACTTTTAATATTGCCGGTTCTCCCGAATTCAACGGTCCTGTCTCTAGCCCCAATGACTGGGAGGGGCACCCAAGTTATAAAAACGACCCACAGTTTAATGACGACACTAACTTCAATTCTGGGGAACGACCTATGCCCGACTCTGATGACCTAGATAAACTACGAAGTAATGCTCAAAATGACGGGCTTAAATTTAATGAGGATATTTACGCTAACTTTAAAAAGAATGGAACCGTTGAGATATGGAAAAAAGACTATTCGGGCAACTGGACGTCACCTACAAGCTACGACCTCAATAATTTTAATGGCGTTATTTCATCATCAAAAAAGATACATACCAAGGGCACTATCAAGGGACAGGCTACCTTACATTCAGAAGAACAAGTCGAAATTATGGGAGATTTAAAATATGCACATGAACCTAAAAAGAATCCAAATTCTTCTGATGTCCTTGGCATTGTAAGTGAAGGGGATGTTCAGGTTGATTACAACGCACATAAAGATTCCGGATCGAAAGACGTAGAAATTAATGCCACAATTATGGCTCTTGGTGAATCGTTTGAAGTTGAACATCACCAGTATGGTAACAACCGAGGTACTATAGAATTATATGGTGGTATTCAACAGAAGAAACGAGGACCTGTTGGAACCTTTGGTGGCGGAAAAATACAGTCGGGTTATAGCAAAGATTATTCGTACGATTCTCGTATGCAGAATATGCATCCTCCTTCTTATCCACGTGAAAGAACCTTTGCACGACTTTACTGGAAAGAAAAGCCCGTCAAATTTTTGAATAAGGAAGACCACTAA
- a CDS encoding DUF2341 domain-containing protein → MRQSYLLTILAFTLLMLFAVTTVSAQFSNGYTFRKRIEIDNSQVAGTQSLQDFPVLVNITNSDLRSSTNGGFVENLNGYDIIFTAADGTTQLNHQLESYNPNTGEVSFWVNVSSLQAQNNTYIYLYYGNSSISSDQSNPGTWNNNYQLVQHYNNDFLDATANGNDGTNNGTSDIAGQILRARDYNGSNNFVEVADDPSLSITNQITISMWMYGDDFSNTPDLVTKGEYTQAYSTWVRSQQTVRFAINSNSFTSNSTISTGTWNHLTFTYDQSQWKIFINGNQDNSGSFTDPINDPNNTPLFVSTSSSDYPLDGRVDEVRISNTARSANWVETEFNNQNNPGSFLSVVNDPPVLSNIEPLAKAYNTGSPPITITSEITVDDYDDANIQSATVQITSNQGANDVLAFTNQNGISASWNSSTGTLTLSGSASAADYQAALRSVTFENTSGSPSQPPRTISFQVDDGTTSSSTVSRQIYIPSINDLSADISNVVFQFSGLDVDGDNQTTDQPASGTTVNPWGDRSDAVSGSADYSFSNGTAAERSQFFDNSAAMGEEGALLYDGTDDFYTRGSENAINTATFDQKSFALVFRTSDDISSDQVIYKQGAGIRGYLFGIFNGDLYAYTWNTAEWQAGDQYKSINLGSVQRHTSYTVIASHDATAGNLADRTWSANVNGGSIQTLNNVDVQESHTGAPEIGTSNDALDPINDQSLSGANFQGYIAEVVSWNQAFSSALFSEVYNILDQRWSNVPPQISGIETSDLNYAEGDPATTITSALSISDSDNTVMDSALVSISNNFVGSEDVLNFTNQNGITGSYNNSTGELFLSGTSSISNYQSALQSITFENTNNVNPSTNKRTIAFKAYDWDDPSNTQSRDITITPVNSAPSLSNIESTVFNYTEGDGAAPTTSSITIGDQDNSNMQSATVQISGNYAQGQDILAFSDANGITSSFNSSTGTLTLTGSSSIANYESALRAVTYNNISSTPNTANRTFTFTINDGTDGSNTQSRDFSITKINDAPVLANIESSALSYQANDPPSVITDNITVSDADDANIENATVEITSGFENGEDVLAFSDILGITGSYNNTTGVLSLTGTATKADYETALQSVTYENTNSSPATQPREVTFTVNDGNDNSNTQSRNISLNIVQSISGLDLWLRGDKGVITSGSEVTTWEDQSGNNHDFTGIADAGTRPSFASSVGTLNNKDAVQLAGDGDYLEDADGENFINGCSEFTIFYVIQSDQINTNRGFWNTQVPDGQDDIFTLRYDAQGANAGAQNLIKAGILADNPDHQLESFSDIQTTEGQILSLDWQSGNEFNLIVNGVLNNPSGISAPPSGTISNAATAIVGKGGKDDPDSNNQSWDGYVAEVAFYCRYLSSSERKQIEDYLSEKYDIAIRLITPATNGEAIPADNFATGTYTTLNGPRLREGTLGELVSGETITLKAPSGFEWNTSASPTASVSPAYGSNTTLQISSSPTNITTSEITFTVNQESDNTGNPGEVSFSGLEVRPTQGTLPNTGTITNTGTTGPGGTTNYGTLKMVAGAADSLNFSQQPSITTVNQPITPAVEVQLVDQFGNAVKNSGTNISAALTSGTGTLSGTTTRSTNVKGKAFFDDLSIDQTGTKNLTASSTGLTSAVSNNFDIINASDLASFNIESVSGGNIVTQTAGQSFDIKITAIDGTGSTKTDFNGTVEVSSTANVSNGAGTTANFTNGVLSSHSVTILNTGNFNITAINSNGSQDGISNSFDVNPGTPDETTSVISANPTFIASDGTSTSTITVQLRDSEDNNLTSGGHNIQLSTNAGSLSGVTDNSDGTYSATLTSSTNSETATITGTVNGNTITDNAEVRFSQFDAIWEGSLGGGPSAERWTNTDNWNNNAVPGTNDIVLIPENPAVGNKYPIVQNSDQTIGNLVVEQNADVTVGSNNTLTVNNELTGNGEVNGPNTATLQVGGDLTISSLQIGNVILNGGSLQQIKNVNHFNNLEIDNSSNVSVDQNIFVNGTLTLTSGNLIMPSGLNLIAKNQSVTSGAITFRRELTGVKGWRMISSPVASTYDDLLDGIITQGYSGAFYDADVAPNDTLQPNVLWYVESYEGTDNQRWRTPSNASDALTEGRGLFVYVFGDIPVDSRYNQPLPDTLEVTGPEFTGNGSEVNLNVTYTATADTGWNLVGNPYGATLNWNDNTNWTKTNVDQTIYVWDPNANGGNGNFLTWNGTVGSLGSGLIAPFQGFWVKANAQNPQLKVSEDNKTTNGIFRRKEQQKAPTPNFTLQLEGQKLRGIKQEAYVMFSDQAKRGRDPKDGYRMFPFGQNFLELYFKQHDGSQMSIQNLPEEFDHRYELPFDVGGVIDGESYDGVLTLSWPKIKALPSDWIITLTDNKTGKKINLRNQTFYTFNQEKEKAKATIAKRVNDSPSDPIVLLDPASQPQPLAKSKSSAKTIHDKTRFTLTITTQKIESNTPDKFLVKQNYPNPFGDKTTIKFGLPNKNRVTVEIFDILGRRVRTLASDEVYPAGFHEIPWNPSQLASGVYLYRVRTQDKAITKKLTFIK, encoded by the coding sequence ATGAGACAATCATACTTATTAACAATCCTTGCATTTACTTTGCTGATGCTATTTGCTGTTACCACTGTGTCAGCACAGTTCTCTAATGGATACACATTCCGCAAGCGCATAGAAATAGATAATAGTCAGGTTGCCGGCACCCAATCACTCCAAGACTTCCCCGTACTTGTCAATATAACTAACAGCGATCTACGCTCTTCCACTAACGGGGGCTTTGTCGAAAACCTCAACGGTTATGACATCATTTTTACCGCAGCGGATGGCACTACACAACTAAATCACCAGCTTGAATCATACAATCCCAATACCGGTGAAGTAAGCTTCTGGGTCAATGTCTCCTCTTTACAAGCACAAAACAATACCTACATTTATCTTTACTATGGCAATTCCAGTATATCATCCGACCAGTCAAATCCCGGTACGTGGAATAATAATTATCAGCTGGTGCAGCATTACAACAATGATTTTCTTGATGCTACAGCAAATGGAAATGACGGAACCAACAATGGCACGTCCGATATAGCAGGACAAATTCTCCGTGCCCGAGATTATAATGGCTCCAATAATTTCGTCGAAGTAGCTGATGACCCATCTTTATCTATTACAAATCAGATTACCATCTCAATGTGGATGTACGGGGATGATTTCTCTAATACACCGGATCTGGTAACAAAAGGAGAGTACACCCAAGCCTATTCAACATGGGTTCGCAGCCAGCAAACTGTACGTTTTGCAATTAACAGCAACTCCTTTACAAGTAATAGCACCATCAGTACGGGAACCTGGAATCACCTGACTTTTACCTACGATCAGAGCCAGTGGAAAATCTTTATTAATGGTAACCAAGATAACAGTGGTTCGTTCACTGATCCCATAAATGATCCGAACAATACCCCGCTTTTTGTCTCTACATCTTCCTCTGATTACCCACTCGATGGACGAGTTGACGAAGTACGTATCTCCAACACCGCCCGTTCAGCCAACTGGGTAGAAACAGAATTTAACAATCAAAACAATCCCGGCAGTTTTCTATCCGTTGTCAATGATCCTCCGGTGCTGTCAAATATCGAACCACTGGCCAAAGCCTATAACACCGGTTCGCCCCCCATTACTATTACTTCTGAGATAACAGTCGATGATTACGACGATGCCAACATCCAGAGTGCCACCGTTCAGATAACCAGTAATCAGGGTGCAAATGATGTGTTGGCATTCACCAATCAAAATGGCATATCAGCTTCCTGGAATTCTTCCACAGGCACATTGACGCTTTCGGGCAGTGCCTCTGCTGCGGACTACCAGGCGGCCTTGCGCTCTGTAACCTTCGAAAATACCAGCGGATCGCCCAGCCAACCACCGCGCACTATAAGCTTTCAGGTAGATGACGGGACCACTAGCAGTAGCACCGTTAGTCGACAAATTTATATCCCGTCAATTAATGATCTTTCTGCCGATATTAGCAATGTGGTTTTCCAATTTAGTGGCTTAGATGTTGACGGTGATAACCAAACGACTGATCAGCCCGCCAGCGGTACAACTGTTAATCCATGGGGCGACCGTTCAGATGCCGTTTCTGGTAGTGCTGACTATTCCTTTAGTAATGGGACTGCTGCCGAGCGTTCTCAATTTTTTGATAACAGCGCTGCCATGGGTGAAGAGGGAGCATTACTTTATGACGGTACCGATGACTTCTACACAAGAGGGTCAGAAAATGCTATCAATACTGCCACTTTTGACCAAAAGTCTTTTGCCCTTGTTTTCAGGACATCAGATGATATTTCCAGTGACCAGGTGATTTATAAACAGGGAGCCGGTATCCGGGGCTACCTGTTTGGGATTTTTAACGGGGACCTCTATGCCTATACATGGAACACTGCTGAATGGCAAGCCGGTGATCAGTACAAATCAATAAACCTTGGATCCGTTCAACGACATACCAGCTATACCGTTATTGCAAGCCACGATGCTACGGCAGGAAACCTCGCTGATCGAACGTGGTCAGCTAATGTTAACGGGGGATCTATTCAAACCTTAAATAATGTTGATGTACAAGAGTCGCATACCGGAGCTCCCGAAATTGGCACTTCCAATGATGCTCTGGATCCCATTAACGATCAGAGTCTTAGTGGAGCTAACTTTCAGGGATATATTGCGGAAGTAGTGTCCTGGAACCAAGCGTTCTCTTCTGCCCTGTTCTCGGAAGTCTATAATATATTGGATCAGCGATGGAGTAACGTTCCTCCACAAATATCAGGTATTGAAACAAGTGACTTAAATTATGCCGAGGGTGATCCTGCCACAACCATTACCTCTGCCCTTTCAATTTCTGACAGTGACAACACCGTAATGGACAGTGCACTTGTCTCAATCAGCAATAATTTTGTTGGTTCCGAGGACGTGCTCAACTTTACTAACCAGAATGGCATCACCGGCAGCTATAACAACTCCACGGGCGAATTGTTTTTATCCGGTACCAGCTCTATTAGTAACTATCAGTCGGCGCTGCAGTCCATTACTTTCGAAAACACGAATAATGTCAATCCCTCAACAAACAAGCGAACGATTGCCTTTAAAGCCTATGACTGGGATGATCCCAGCAACACCCAGAGCCGGGATATAACGATTACACCAGTCAACAGTGCACCTTCTCTCAGTAATATAGAATCGACGGTATTTAATTATACTGAGGGCGACGGGGCGGCACCCACTACTTCATCTATTACCATTGGTGATCAGGATAACAGCAACATGCAGAGTGCTACTGTCCAAATCTCTGGAAACTATGCCCAGGGGCAGGATATATTGGCATTTTCTGATGCCAATGGAATTACCAGCAGCTTTAATAGTTCCACGGGTACCCTTACACTTACGGGATCTTCTTCTATTGCCAACTATGAGTCTGCGCTGCGAGCTGTTACTTACAATAATATTAGCTCTACTCCCAACACTGCCAATCGCACTTTTACATTTACGATTAACGATGGTACGGATGGCAGTAATACTCAGTCCAGAGACTTTAGCATTACCAAGATTAATGATGCTCCCGTATTGGCCAATATCGAATCTTCTGCACTTTCCTATCAGGCCAACGACCCTCCTTCTGTGATAACTGATAATATCACTGTTTCTGATGCGGATGATGCTAACATCGAGAATGCTACTGTTGAAATTACTTCTGGTTTTGAAAATGGAGAAGATGTACTGGCCTTCAGTGATATTTTAGGTATTACCGGTAGCTATAACAATACAACCGGCGTACTCAGCTTAACGGGTACTGCAACAAAAGCTGATTACGAGACGGCCTTACAATCAGTAACTTACGAAAACACCAACAGCTCACCAGCTACCCAACCCCGGGAAGTCACCTTTACCGTTAACGACGGTAATGACAACAGCAACACTCAGAGCCGCAATATCAGTTTAAATATAGTACAATCCATTTCTGGTCTGGATCTCTGGCTCAGAGGTGACAAGGGAGTGATTACAAGCGGATCAGAAGTAACCACTTGGGAAGACCAGAGCGGCAATAACCACGACTTTACGGGTATAGCCGATGCTGGCACCCGGCCAAGCTTTGCTTCTTCGGTGGGAACATTAAATAATAAAGACGCCGTTCAGCTTGCCGGAGATGGGGACTATTTGGAAGATGCCGACGGGGAAAACTTTATAAACGGATGTTCTGAGTTCACTATCTTCTATGTTATACAATCCGACCAAATAAACACCAACCGCGGATTCTGGAATACGCAAGTACCCGATGGGCAAGATGATATATTTACTCTGCGATATGATGCACAAGGAGCAAATGCCGGTGCACAAAATCTTATCAAAGCGGGTATCCTGGCCGACAATCCTGACCATCAGCTTGAGAGTTTTTCAGACATTCAAACAACAGAGGGACAAATACTCTCGCTAGATTGGCAGAGCGGCAACGAATTTAACCTCATTGTCAATGGGGTACTCAATAATCCCAGTGGAATTTCGGCCCCACCCTCCGGTACGATAAGTAATGCCGCAACTGCTATTGTAGGGAAAGGCGGCAAAGATGATCCTGACTCAAATAATCAAAGCTGGGATGGTTACGTGGCTGAAGTGGCTTTTTATTGCCGGTACTTATCCTCTTCAGAGCGAAAGCAAATTGAAGATTACCTCTCGGAAAAATATGATATCGCAATACGACTTATCACCCCTGCAACAAACGGAGAAGCAATCCCGGCTGATAATTTTGCTACCGGCACCTATACCACGCTCAATGGCCCACGGCTCCGGGAGGGAACTCTTGGCGAACTGGTAAGCGGAGAAACCATTACACTTAAAGCACCATCCGGTTTTGAATGGAATACAAGCGCATCTCCTACTGCTAGTGTGAGCCCCGCCTATGGTAGTAATACCACATTGCAAATATCCAGTTCACCAACCAACATTACAACATCTGAGATCACCTTTACCGTTAATCAAGAATCTGATAATACTGGCAACCCCGGGGAAGTTTCGTTCAGCGGATTAGAAGTTCGACCTACACAAGGTACACTACCTAATACCGGAACCATTACAAATACCGGTACTACCGGTCCCGGCGGAACCACAAATTATGGTACCTTAAAAATGGTTGCCGGTGCAGCTGATTCTCTGAACTTCTCTCAGCAACCTTCAATCACTACGGTCAACCAACCTATTACCCCCGCTGTTGAAGTACAACTGGTTGACCAATTTGGAAATGCTGTAAAAAACTCCGGTACTAACATTTCGGCAGCACTGACGTCGGGAACAGGCACACTTTCAGGAACAACCACTCGCTCTACAAATGTTAAAGGAAAAGCATTTTTCGATGATCTTTCTATCGACCAGACAGGCACAAAAAATCTAACCGCCAGCAGTACCGGATTAACCTCAGCCGTTAGCAACAATTTTGATATCATTAATGCCTCAGACCTGGCCAGCTTTAATATTGAAAGCGTTAGCGGTGGTAATATCGTAACTCAAACAGCCGGGCAATCTTTTGACATCAAGATTACCGCCATCGATGGAACAGGATCTACCAAGACAGACTTCAACGGAACAGTAGAAGTTAGTTCCACAGCAAATGTAAGCAACGGAGCCGGAACAACCGCTAATTTTACAAACGGAGTACTTTCATCCCATTCTGTTACCATTTTAAATACCGGTAATTTTAACATTACAGCCATCAACAGTAATGGCTCCCAGGATGGTATTAGTAATAGTTTTGATGTAAATCCGGGCACTCCTGATGAAACAACCTCCGTGATTTCTGCCAACCCAACGTTCATTGCCAGTGACGGTACTTCAACATCAACCATTACGGTACAATTACGCGATAGCGAAGATAATAATCTTACTTCGGGTGGTCATAATATTCAGTTGTCAACAAATGCAGGTAGTTTGAGCGGTGTTACCGACAATAGCGATGGCACCTATTCCGCTACGCTAACTTCTTCAACCAATAGTGAGACGGCCACCATCACCGGTACCGTAAACGGTAATACAATCACGGATAATGCAGAAGTTAGATTTTCTCAATTTGACGCTATTTGGGAAGGATCACTGGGTGGCGGCCCATCAGCAGAACGTTGGACAAATACTGATAACTGGAACAATAATGCTGTACCCGGTACTAACGATATAGTTTTGATTCCTGAGAATCCAGCTGTCGGCAACAAGTATCCCATTGTTCAAAACTCAGATCAAACAATTGGCAACTTGGTAGTAGAACAAAATGCAGACGTAACAGTAGGTTCAAATAACACGCTAACGGTCAATAATGAACTTACGGGAAACGGAGAAGTAAATGGACCGAATACAGCAACGTTGCAAGTGGGCGGCGACTTAACCATTAGCAGTCTGCAGATCGGAAATGTCATTTTAAATGGCGGGTCACTACAACAAATCAAAAATGTCAACCATTTCAATAACTTAGAAATTGACAATTCCAGTAACGTAAGTGTTGATCAAAATATATTTGTAAATGGCACGCTTACATTAACTTCCGGAAATCTGATCATGCCTTCCGGCCTCAACTTAATTGCCAAGAACCAATCCGTAACCTCAGGAGCCATAACCTTCCGTCGAGAACTTACCGGTGTCAAAGGCTGGCGCATGATCTCCTCTCCCGTGGCCTCAACTTATGATGACCTGCTGGACGGTATTATTACACAGGGATATTCTGGAGCTTTCTACGATGCTGATGTAGCACCTAACGATACACTGCAACCTAACGTCCTCTGGTATGTGGAAAGTTATGAAGGAACAGACAATCAACGTTGGAGAACACCATCAAATGCCTCTGATGCTCTTACAGAAGGTAGAGGGTTATTTGTCTATGTATTCGGAGACATTCCGGTCGACTCTCGATACAATCAACCACTGCCCGATACGCTCGAAGTTACCGGACCGGAATTTACCGGCAACGGCAGTGAGGTTAATCTCAATGTCACTTATACAGCAACCGCCGATACCGGCTGGAATCTGGTCGGAAATCCTTATGGTGCTACTCTCAACTGGAATGACAATACAAACTGGACCAAGACCAATGTTGATCAAACGATATATGTCTGGGATCCTAACGCCAATGGCGGTAATGGTAATTTCCTTACCTGGAATGGAACGGTGGGCTCGCTGGGCAGTGGTTTAATTGCTCCTTTTCAAGGATTCTGGGTTAAAGCCAATGCGCAAAATCCTCAACTGAAAGTTTCAGAAGATAATAAAACAACCAATGGGATATTCAGACGCAAAGAACAACAAAAGGCACCAACTCCGAACTTTACCCTTCAGCTCGAAGGTCAAAAGCTTCGAGGCATCAAACAAGAAGCGTATGTGATGTTTAGTGATCAGGCCAAGCGCGGTCGCGACCCCAAAGACGGATATCGTATGTTCCCTTTCGGCCAGAATTTCCTTGAACTTTATTTTAAACAACATGACGGCTCCCAGATGTCAATTCAAAATCTGCCTGAAGAATTCGATCATCGATATGAGCTTCCCTTCGATGTTGGGGGAGTTATTGACGGCGAATCCTATGATGGAGTACTGACGCTCTCATGGCCCAAAATTAAAGCACTGCCCTCCGACTGGATTATTACGCTCACCGATAATAAAACAGGCAAAAAAATAAACCTGCGTAACCAAACCTTTTATACCTTTAACCAAGAAAAGGAAAAAGCCAAAGCGACAATAGCCAAACGCGTAAACGATTCCCCATCTGATCCTATCGTGCTTCTGGACCCTGCCAGTCAGCCACAGCCTTTGGCAAAATCAAAAAGCAGTGCTAAAACCATTCATGATAAGACCCGCTTTACCTTAACAATTACGACCCAGAAAATTGAATCCAATACTCCGGACAAGTTTCTGGTCAAACAGAATTATCCTAATCCCTTTGGAGACAAAACAACTATTAAGTTTGGTCTACCGAATAAGAACCGGGTAACAGTTGAAATCTTTGATATCCTGGGACGCAGAGTTCGTACACTTGCGAGTGACGAAGTCTATCCGGCCGGATTTCATGAAATCCCATGGAACCCAAGCCAGCTGGCCAGCGGGGTGTACTTATACCGGGTTCGTACCCAAGACAAAGCTATTACCAAAAAGCTCACCTTTATTAAATAA